In a genomic window of Mucilaginibacter sp. KACC 22063:
- a CDS encoding N-acetylmuramoyl-L-alanine amidase: MKRYSYLLLFFVIAVASCKSKKAVVTPPEAKSVYKSQLDSFINIAKQMNPAVLTDSLGMAIPSDFVGTVNFNLRKPNYVILHYTAQDSLQQTINTFTIARTQVSAHYVVGKDGRVVHMLNDYLRAWQAGVSKWGSVTDMNSCSIGIEIDNNGNEPFTEPQVKSLLLLLAQLKRAYNIPTANFIGHADIAPGRKPDPGPYFPWQRLAAKGFGYWSDDIVVPAPANFDYETALKLIGYDTRRLNYAVEAFKRHFVQTDITPQMTQLDLNILYNVYKKYN, encoded by the coding sequence ATGAAACGTTACTCCTACCTGTTATTGTTCTTTGTTATTGCTGTTGCATCTTGTAAATCAAAAAAAGCAGTGGTTACACCACCCGAAGCCAAAAGTGTTTATAAATCGCAGCTGGATAGCTTTATCAATATTGCCAAACAAATGAACCCTGCTGTACTTACCGATAGTTTGGGAATGGCCATCCCATCAGATTTTGTGGGTACCGTAAATTTTAACCTGCGCAAGCCTAACTATGTAATTCTGCATTATACCGCGCAGGATTCATTGCAGCAAACCATTAATACTTTTACCATAGCGCGTACACAGGTAAGCGCCCATTACGTGGTAGGTAAAGATGGCCGCGTAGTACATATGCTTAATGATTACCTGCGTGCATGGCAGGCTGGTGTAAGCAAATGGGGGAGCGTTACCGACATGAATAGCTGTTCCATTGGTATTGAAATAGATAACAACGGCAACGAGCCTTTTACCGAACCACAGGTTAAAAGTTTATTGCTATTACTTGCACAACTGAAAAGAGCATACAACATTCCAACGGCAAACTTCATTGGCCATGCGGATATTGCGCCCGGCCGTAAGCCTGATCCGGGACCGTATTTTCCGTGGCAGCGTTTGGCGGCAAAAGGTTTTGGCTACTGGAGCGATGACATTGTTGTGCCTGCACCTGCCAACTTCGACTATGAAACTGCATTAAAGCTGATCGGCTATGATACCCGCAGGTTAAATTATGCTGTCGAAGCTTTTAAACGTCATTTTGTGCAGACTGACATTACGCCGCAAATGACACAGCTGGACTTAAACATCCTGTACAACGTTTACAAAAAGTATAATTAA
- a CDS encoding helix-turn-helix domain-containing protein has protein sequence MSIKAKIGLRIRECRKELGISQESLANKADIDRTYVTDVENGRRNISVENLEKILIALQIEFKDFFNSKTFSK, from the coding sequence ATGAGCATAAAAGCAAAAATTGGTCTAAGAATTCGAGAATGTAGAAAGGAATTAGGCATATCGCAAGAATCATTGGCCAATAAAGCTGATATCGACAGAACGTATGTAACAGATGTAGAAAACGGTCGACGCAACATTTCTGTAGAAAATTTAGAAAAGATTCTAATTGCACTTCAAATCGAATTCAAGGACTTCTTTAATTCAAAAACCTTTTCGAAATGA